In one Myxocyprinus asiaticus isolate MX2 ecotype Aquarium Trade chromosome 1, UBuf_Myxa_2, whole genome shotgun sequence genomic region, the following are encoded:
- the LOC127446135 gene encoding NEDD8-activating enzyme E1 regulatory subunit, with protein MTDLKTSKEQKYDRQLRLWGDHGQEALESAHVCLINATASGTEILKNLVLPGIGAFTIADGHKVSGEDVGNNFFLCSNSIGKNRAQAATELLQELNSDVSGNFVEESPDKLLDNDPEFFHRFSLVIGVQLPESTCLRLGSVLWEAGVPFLVCRTYGLIGYMRLVVKEHTVVESHPDNALEDLRLDHPFSELKSHIESYDLDSMEKKDHSHTPWIIVVAKYLGKWYSEHNSQLPNNYKEKEAFRQLIREGILKNENGTPEDEENFEEAIKNVNTALNPTKVSSAVEDIFNAEQCENITSQTPSFWVMARGVRDFVRNEGNGNLPVRGTIPDMIADSDKFINLQNVYREKAMKDAAIVSKHVESYLQSVGKPPESISEQEIKLFCKNAAFLRVVRCRSLAEEYSVDTFNKDEITSCMDSPDSEMVLYLMLRSVDRFYQQHSRYPGVYNYQVEEDINKLKLCVNGLLQEYSLNVNVKDDYIHEFCRYGAAEPHTVAAFLGGSAAQEAIKIITHQFVPFNNTFIYNAMSQTSATFPL; from the exons ACAGACCTCAAAACGAGCAAAGAGCAGAAATATGATCGACAGCTCAG GTTATGGGGAGATCATGGACAGGAAGCGCTTGAAAGTGCCCATGTTTGTCTCATCAATGCCACTGCATCTGGCACTGAAATACTCAAGAACCTTGTGCTGCCAG GCATTGGAGCTTTTACCATAGCCGATGGACACAAAGTGTCAGGGGAGGATGTTGGAAACAa CTTTTTTCTCTGCAGCAACAGTATTGGAAAG AACAGAGCTCAGGCTGCTACCGAACTGCTACAGGAGCTCAACAGTGATGTGTCTGGAAACTTTGTGGAGGAG AGTCCTGATAAACTTTTGGACAATGATCCTGAGTTTTTTCACAGATTTAGTCTAGTAATTGGTGTCCAGCTTCCTGAAAG CACATGTTTGAGGCTAGGCTCTGTGTTATGGGAGGCTGGTGTGCCATTCCTTGTGTGTAGGACATATGGACTCATTGGTTACATGAGGCTGGTTGTGAAAGAACACACGG TGGTTGAGTCTCATCCAGATAATGCTTTAGAGGACCTGAGATTAGACCATCCATTCTCCGAGCTCAAAAGCCACATAGAGTCCTATGACCTGGACAGCATGGAGAAGAAG gaTCACAGTCATACACCATGGATCATTGTGGTTGCTAAGTACTTGGGAAAGTGGTATAGTGAG CACAACTCCCAGTTACCAAATAATTATAAGGAAAAGGAAGCTTTCAGACAACTCATAAGAGAAG GAATCCTTAAGAACGAGAATGGAACGCCTGAGGATGAAGAGAACTTTGAGGAGGCGATCAAGAATGTGAACACGGCTCTGAACCCCACCAAG GTCTCTAGTGCAGTGGAGGACATATTTAATGCTGAACAGTGTGAAAACATTACCTCACAG acCCCATCCTTCTGGGTTATGGCACGTGGGGTGAGGGACTTTGTGCGAAATGAGGGGAATGGAAACCTCCCTGTACGAGGAACCATCCCAGACATGATTGCTGATTCTGACAAATTCATCAATCTACAAAATgt cTATAGAGAAAAAGCAATGAAGGATGCTGCAATTGTGTCCAAACACGTTGAATCGTATCTGCAATCAGTTGGAAAG CCTCCAGAGAGCATCTCCGAACAGGAAATAAAGCTTTTCT GTAAGAACGCAGCATTCCTCAGAGTGGTGCGGTGCAGGTCTCTAGCAGAGGAGTACAGTGTAGACACTTTCAATAAAGATGAAATCA CATCCTGTATGGACAGCCCTGACAGTGAGATGGTGCTCTACCTCATGCTCCGCTCAGTCGACCGCTTCTATCAGCAACACTCTCGTTACCCAG GTGTCTACAATTACCAGGTGGAGGAAGACATTAATAAACTCAAGCTGTGTGTAAATGGTCTTTTACAGGAGTACAGTCTAAATGTCAATGTGAAAGATGACTACATACATGAGTT CTGTCGTTATGGAGCTGCTGAGCCACACACAGTCGCAGCTTTTTTGGGGG GATCAGCAGCTCAAGAAGCCATCAAAATCATTACTCACCAGTTTGTACCTTTCAACAACACATTCATCTATAATGCCATGTCACAGACCTCTGCTACTTTTCCACTGTAG